In the genome of Meles meles chromosome 2, mMelMel3.1 paternal haplotype, whole genome shotgun sequence, one region contains:
- the DEFB134 gene encoding beta-defensin 134: MKPLFVMLALLFFWDPVLAGLNPLAAEIHKKCYKNGICRLECYTSEMLVAYCGFQLECCIKGNPDP; the protein is encoded by the exons ATGAAGCCGCTCTTTGTCATGCTTGCCTTGCTCTTCTTTTGGGACCCAGTGCTGGCAG gCTTGAATCCACTGGCAgcagaaatacacaaaaaatgcTACAAGAATGGTATCTGCAGACTTGAGTGCTACACAAGTGAAATGTTAGTCGCCTACTGTGGGTTTCAGCTGGAATGCTGTATCAAAGGAAACCCAGACCCCTGA